The region TGGAGGCTGCTGCTGCTGCGGGGTATGATGCTGTGTCGCTGGGAGGGCCTGCGTTTGCTCAGGACGGTGGGATGAGGCTGGAGGTTGTGACTTACTTTCAGGCTGTGGCGGATCGGTCTCCGTTGCCGGTGGTGCTGGTGAGCCGTGATGGGCGGGAGTTGGGGACGGAGTTGATTGGGGAGCTTGCGGGGCATCCGCAGGTGATTGGGGTTATCGATGATAGTGATCGGGTGGGGGAGATTGGGGCAGTGACTACCGGGGTGAGCCGGGAGGTTGAGGTTACGACCGTTTTTGCGGCGGCTACGGGGCGGATGTCGCGGAAGGGGGCGAGTGGGGATTTTGTTTCGGCGGCCAGCTTGGGGGGTGGGACTGCGCTTACTGTTGCGGCGGGGCCGGCGATCAAGACCCGTAGGAAGAAGGTTGGGTTCCAGGTGCTCGCCGGCAAGACTGCTGGGATGCTGGGGGCTTGGGAGAATGGGGCTGTGGGGGCGGTGCCTCGGCTGGGGGCGGCGGCTCCGCAGGCTTGTTGTGAGGTCTTTCAGGCTTGGAAGGATCAGGACCCGGAGTTGGCTCGGGTGAAGCAGGAGCGGGTGCTGGAGGTTGCGGGGCGGATGGAGGGGTTTGGTGGGGTGGCCTGGAGTAAGTATGGGGCAGATTGGAATGGGTATTTTGGGGGGCGGGTGCGGCTGCCGCTTCTTGGGCTTACGGGGGAGAAGCGCGGTGAGTTGGAGGAGATGTTGGGGGGGATGCGGAATTAGTTGGGATTTGTGGATTTTGAGGTGTTGGCGAGAAAAAGGGCATATGCCGAGCTTTCAGCCCTTGGGAGCTTTGCGATTGTGACCCAGGGCTTGCGCCGTGGGTTGGTATAGGCCGCGCTTTCAACGCTGGATTTGGGGGTTGGGATAGGGGATTTAGGACAAAAGAGAAGGTGTTGGGGATTGACGGGTTTGGTAGAGACAAGTGCAAGGGCCCGGGGCTAAAGCCCGCGTTTTTCTGGGCCCTTGACGGGGGGCTGAAGCCCCCCTCTAATCCGAACGGCAACGGCAACGGCAACGGCAACGGCAACGGCAACGGCAACGGCAACGGTAACAGCAAGAGCAACGGCAACGGTAACAGCAAGAGCAACGGCAACGGCAACGGCAATGACTTGTTGTGGGGTTAGGTGCGGGGGCGGGCGGGGACTCCGAGGGCGTTTAGTTTGGCGCGGGCCTGGGTGGCTTCCGGGGAGCTGGGGAAGCGCTGGATGAGGGCGCGGAGTTCGCGGACGCCGGCGTCGGTCTGCTTGAGCTCTATGAGGGCCTGGCCCTTGTGGAGGTAGGCGGCGGGGATCTTATTGTTGTCGGGGAACTGCTCGAGGACGCGGTCGTAGCTGCGGGCGGCGGTTGCGTACTTGCCGGCGCGGTAGTCGATCTCGCCGAGGTAGTAGTAGGCGTTGCCGGCGAGGGTGTCGTTGGGGTAGGCCTTGATGATGTCGCCGAACTCGGAGGAGGCTACGGGGTACTTGGCGGCCATGTAGTCGCCGTAGGCGGACTTGTAGAGCTCCTGGGCTGTGGGGCCGTCGGCTGCCTGGGGGATGGCGGCGCTGGGCTTGCCGCCGCGTGTGGTGGTGGGAGGCAGGGCCGAGGTGGGGGGGATGTAAGGCTGAGGCTGGGGTTGGGCGTCAGGCTGGGAGGGGGCGGGAGAGCCGGAGGCCGGTGCGTTGTTCTGGAGGGCTGCGCCGATGGTCTGCTGCTGGCTCTGGACGTCGTTGAGGATCTTTTCAAGGCGGACCATGCGGGCCTTGATCTCGTCGATGGAGTCGTTGATGCCCTGGACCTGACCGGAGACCTGGTCGGTCTTGCCGCCCTGTGCGTTCTGCTGCGCGGCGAGCTGCTTCTGGAGGGCATCTACGTTGACGGAGAGACGGTTGACGCTGTCTGCGGACTGCTGGACGAGGTCTTTGAGGACGCCCATGCGCTCGTCGTTGGACTGCTGGAGGCGGGCGACGGAGTCCTGGACCTCCTGAATCTGGGTCTGGAGGCGGATGGTGTCTTTGCTCTGCGCGAAGGCGGGGGCGATGGTGAAGAGGGCGGTCATACAGACCAGGGTCAGGCGGAGGTTTCGCATGGCTTGAACTCTGCTTTCTGAGGAACCGGGTGAGGGGATACTTCCCACCCTATCGCGATGAAGCTGCGAGAGGGTGGGGCACACGGGCCTTGTTTGGTTAGTTCAGGTTTGGTTCGCGGACTACCTGTCGATGCTGAACTGGGCGCGGCGGTTCTGCTGCCAGCAGGCTTCGTTGGCTTCGGTGCAGAACTGCTTTTCCTTGCCGTAGCTGATGGTGCGGATACGGTTTGCAGCTACACCGGCGTTGACCAATGCGGTCTTGGCGGCGTTGGCGCGGTTCTCACCGAGGGCGAGGTTGTACTCCGCCGAACCACGCTCATCGCAGTAACCGCCGACGAGGATGTGCAGGTTGGGGTGCTGGGACATGTAGGTTGCGGCCTGGACGGCGGCGGTCTGTCCGTCAGGGCGAAGCTCGATGCTGTCGTAGTCGAAGAAGACGTCCTGGACTGCGGCGTGGAAGGCTGCGTCGGTGACGTTGCCGCCGTTGGCTGCTGCGTCAAGGCCGCTGGTGGTGCCGCCTACGGGCACGCTGGAGGTGCGGACGGTGACGCGGACGTTGGCTTCGGTGGTGCCGCCGTCACCCTTGGCGACGAGGTGGAAGTTGGTGGAGTTCGACGGGGAGACGGTCTGGGTTCCGTTGACGTTGACCTGGCCGATGCCGTCGATGGAGACGCTGGAGGCGTTCATGGTGCGCCAGTTGAGGACGACGGTCTGGCCGAGGTCGATGGCGAGGGGGTCGGCGGTGATGGTGGCGGTGGGTGCGGGGATGGGGGTGTTGTCGGTGGTGTTGGTGGGTCCGAGGCTGCTGGGATCGATGCCGCTGTTCTTCTTATGGCATCCGGTGACCAGCGAGAGGCTTGTCCCGGCGATGGCGAGAAGGGTCAGGGTGCGAAGGGCGGAATGCTTGGAGAAGTTCAAGGTTTTAGGCTCCGTGTTGTGCTTGTTCAGTGTAAGAAGTGAGGTCATTTCCAGCTCCAGTTGGGCATGTCAGAGCCTGCGCCGGTGAGGGCGTGACGATCGGTTCCGTCAGCCAGCATGGTGAAGATCTTTGAGCTGCTGGCGCGGCCGTTGGGTGAGTTGGCGAAGACGATGTGGCGGCCATCGGGGGACCAGGAGGGGAAGTCGCATGGACCCATGTCATGGGTGAGCTGAATCCAGCGCTTGCTGGCGATCTCCATGACGTAGATGTCCTGGCCGCCGGGTGCGCCGGGGCCGTACTTGCGGTTCCAGGCGAAGGCGAGGAACTGGCCGTTGGGGGACCAAGAGGGCGAGGTGGCGTAGCCGCCGTCGGTGAGGCGGGTGACGCCGGAGCCGTCGGTTTCCATGGTGTAGAGCTGGGGGAGGCCGGAGCGGCCGCTGATCCAGGCGATCTGGGCTCCGCTGCGGGGGTTGAAGACGGGCGAGACGTCAGGGCCGGCGAAGCTGGTGATGCGGCGGCTGGAGCCTCCGTTGGCGTCTGCGATGTAGATCTCGTTGTCTCCGGTGCGGGAGGAGGAGAAGGCAAGTTGCTTGCCGTCAGACGACCAGGCCGGGGAGACGTTGGTGCCTCCGCCGCCTGCCGGGAAGGAGACCATGCGGTTGAGCAGGAGCGAGAACATCTTGATCTGGAAGCCGTCCTTGCCGAGAGACGAGAAGGCGAGGCGGGTGTTGTCCGGGGAGACGCGGGGGGAGACGGAGACGCTGCCGAGGGAGGTGACGGGATGCTGGTTGGAGCCGTCGTAGTCCATCTCCCAGATCTCCTTGTTGCCGCCGTCGAGATGGACGAAGTAGATCTTGGTTTCGGCGATGCCGTTGGTGCCGCCGGAGAGGCGCAGGATGATCTCGTCCGCGAAGCGATGGGCGATCTGGCGGGCTGCGTCTTCGCTGGCTTCCTCACCGTATTGCTTGGCGAGGACCTGGGGGAACTGGGTGTTTTTTACGTCGAAGAGGAAGCCGTTGACGGCCAGGCGGGTGCCGGTGACTCCGAGGGCTCCAAAGGCGACCATGGAGGCGTTGACCGGGGCACCGGACCATTGGGGGAGATTGATCTCTGTGGGTGAGCCGGGGGTGGCCTGCGGAGCCATGGACTTGGAGACCATGTCGAAGATGCCGGCGTTGTGGAGATCGTCGTAGAGGACGGTGTCGAAGGTGTGGCGGAGGGCGTCGTTTTTAGGGTCGAGCGTGCCGGACTTGAAGTTGGCGGTGGCGAGGCGGATGCGATCCGCGCCGCTACCGGAGAGCTCCAGCTTGATGTCGCCCTGGGCGTGAAGGGTGGCGGTGAGGAGGACGAGGAGGGCGGCTGCGAAGAGGCGGAGATGAGGCTTGGTTTGCATTCGTCTCTATGGTAGACGGAAAGGGGGGTGGGAAGACAGCGGGAGTGACATTCGAGGGTATCTAGGGCAATACCGCTTTGGGGGGATTTTGGGGGGTGGAGGGCTGGTGAAATTAGGTGTGCAAGGCTCTAAACGAGGCAGTTCAGGTCTGGAGTTGGTAGTGTCCGAATTTCGCTTCTGTTACCAGTGCTATGTGCATTCCAAGTAGGCCTCGTTACCCACTACGGAAATCGGTTCATAAGGATCATCGTCCATTGCGATGCAATATCGACTGTGCCGACGTTTTGGAGATATTCCGTCAAAATATGTGACCTGTCCATAAGTGATATGGTCGACGTCTGTCATCTGAAGATTTTTCTTCGTAGCATCGTAAAACCTCTCCATTCTGGTCCACTTGGGAGCTATCTTTGCGACAATCCAAGCCTCGTTAGGAGCTAACCACTCCTGAATACCCTCAAGGTCATTTCCATAATCGGGAGGCATGGCAGTAAGATCAGCCAACCTCATGGTGGCGTAGATAGGTTTGCTGATCTCTATCTTTCGCGCCGGAACCCGTCCATAATTGACGATTTTCAAAGTGAGCATTTCGCCGCTCTCATCCATTTCTGCCTTGAAAAGTAAAATAGCTCTTTCCGCGTTTATGACGGATTGAACGTTAAGAAGAGCAGCTTCAGCAGATACACGCGTGAAATAGCTTTGTTCAGCGATAGCTACCATTGTCACGAACAGGCCAATTACCCCTATCCCGCTTGGCCATCCAAACACCAGATAACCGAATGCCCAAAGTGACGAATCGTGTTCGGTCTCTTCGACGTTTTCTTTAGCATCTGGAGCGCCAGGTTTGGCTCGCGGTTGCTTTGTCTCTTCTATGTTTATGGATTTGGCATATTGAGAATCATTCTCGTGATGGACGGTTACGATACCCGACAGCAAAAGAATCGCCACCGCAAACCAGAGATATTTCTTCATCGTTGGGGAAATTTATCACAAAAACAGCCCACGGCCCGGATTCTCTTTTGGACTTGAGCGGCGGGGCTAAAGCCCCGCCCTTTCAAAGCTAGTGGTGCCCTTCAGACTACGCATACCGATCTGGGGATGTGCGGACGGGTGTGAACACACAATAGCAACGACAAAGACTAATACGGAGGTTCTGAGCTTCGCTCAGAATGACGACGTAAAACGAACAACGGCAAAAAACAAGCAAAGACAAATTCGGGGGTCCCTCCATTCCGGCGCAAAAGCGCGCCTCCGGTCGGGATGACCTCTTGTTTTGAGTGAGATGGTCGATGTGCGGGATGGGCGAAGATTTTTGTTGTTACAGCCCACGGCCCGGATTCTCTTTTGGACTTGAGCGGCGGGGCTGAAGCCCCGCCCTTCAAAGCGAGCCGTGCCCCTTGAAGGCTATTGGGCGTGGAAGTCGAAGGAGAAGTCTACGGAGATGTGGTCGCCCTGGGGTAGGGGGCCGAAGCCGTCTACGCTCTGGATGGCTCGGAGGGCGGCGGCGTCAAGGGAGGAGGAGCCGCTGCGGGTGTTGACGCGGGCTTCGGTGGGGGTGCCGTCGCGGTTGATGGTGAAGGTGATGGTGGCGCGCTTGCCGTTGGAGGAGCGGGCGTCTACCTGCTGTTGTTGCTGGAGCCACTGCTCATTAACCTTCTGGCTGATGAGGCGGATGTAGTAGGCGTAGCGGTTGCCGAAGCTGCGCTCCTCAACCGTGATGGCGGAGGTGCCGTTCTTGAGCTGGGTGGTGGATTGGGGGATGGCGGTGGCGCTGGTCTCGCCGGTGGTGGCTTTGGGGGTTGGGGGCGGTGGGGTGGCGGGAGCGCGACGGGGCGGCTCGGGGGTCTCGCGCTCAGCGACCTTGGGGGTCGGCTTTGGAGGCGTGGCTTTGGTCGGGATGAGGACTTCTTTGGGCTTTGGGGGTGGCTCGGCCTTGGGTTTTACGGGCTCGGCCTTGGCCTTGGGGGGGATGGGGGTTGGGGGTGGTGGGGTGGGGGCTATGCTGGGCTTTTCCGTGGCTAGGACGGACTCTTCGATGGGCTTGGGACGGGGGGGGAGCGGGAGGGCGGTGACCATGCTGGCCTGGATGGAGCCGGCGATGGGGCTTTCGTCGCCCCAGCGCTTGGTGGACGGGCGGAGGTAGGCGTAGCCGATGACGAGGGCGATGATGCCGGCGTGGACGCCGAGCGCGAGGGCGAAGCCGCCTTCGCGGGGCTTCTTTTCCTCGGGGGTGGTGTCGGGACGGGTTGGGAGGTGGTCGGTGGGCATGGGGCGGTGGTTAGTGGGTGGTGGTTAGTTCTCAGTTCTCAGGGGTGGCGGTTTGGGCTTGGGAGAGAAGGCCCGGGGCTGAAGCCCGGTTTCTTCTTTGCCTTTGACGGGGGGCTGAAGCCCCCCTCTAATCCGAACGGCAACGGCAAGTGCAACAGCAGATTCCCTTCGGGAATGACAAACAAAATGACGAACGGTAGACGAGGTTACTTTTCGTAGGGTTGGGTGACGATGCTGATGTTGGTGATGCCGGCGGATTTTACGGATTCCATGACGGTGGCGAAGGCTCCGAAGGGGACACGTTCGTCGGCGCGGACGTAGACGGTTTTGGTGCTGGGGTCCTTTTCGTTGACCTTGAGGCGGGTGCCGAGGTCGGCTACGTTGATGGGTTTGTCCTGGAGGAAGACGTTCTGGTCTTTATCGATGGTGATGACGACTCGCTCGTCCGTCATGGTGGAGGTGGCGCGGGTGTGGGGGATGGCGACTTCAATGCCCGATTGCAGGACCGGGGCGGTGAGCATGAAGATGAGCAGCAGGACGAGGACCACGTCCACGAGGGGCGTGATGTTGATGTCCGCCATGGCGGTCTGGGTGCGGGTCTTGCCTCCGGCTCCGCGGGCTGAGAAGGCCATGGGTTACTGTTGCCTCCGGCGCTCTTCAGGCGCGCCTGGGTTCATGGGCTGGAAGGCTGCGGCGTTCTCGATGGCGTTGAGGAGCTCGCGGCCGAAGTCGTCGGTGCGTGCGGCGAAGTCGCGTAGCTGGGAGGTGAGGTGGTTGTAACCGACTACCGCGGGGACGGCTACGACGATGCCGGCGGCGGTGGTGATGAGGGCCTCCGAGATGCCGGGGGCGACGGCGCGGAGGGTGGCGGTGCCGCTTGCGCCGAGGCCGTGGAAGGCGTCGATGATGCCCATGACGGTGCCGAAGAGACCGATGAAGGGGGCGATGTTGGCGATGGTGGCGAGCCAGGTGACGCGCTCTTCCATTACTGTCAGCGCTTCGCTTGACGCCGTCGCCGCGGCGCGCTCGAGGCCGTTGGGATTCTTGGGGAGGCCGCGTCCGTTGGTCTGGCGGTAGTACTCGTCGTTGATCTCTGTGAAGACTGCGACGAGGGGTGAGGGGCGGAACTGCTCGGCTACGGCGGAGATTTCAGAGAGGCGGCCGGATTTGCGGAAGGCTCGGAGGAAGCGCTTGGACTGGGTGTTGGCGGCGCCGAAGCTGCGCCATTTGGAGATCATGACGGTCCAGGAGAGGAGACTGGCGAGGCCGAGGACGATGAGCACCGTCATGGCAACGGGGCCGGAGTTGTGGAGCATGTCGCCGAGTGCGCTGGTGTGGGCGGGGGTGATGGGTGCGGGGGCGGCTAGATCTGAGGCGGCGGTCTGGAGGAGAGTGAGGAGGGTCATAGTTTGATCTGTTGTTCTTCTGTAATTCTATGGATCAGTGTATCTAGGGTGAGACGGTGTGAGGGGGGAGTTGGTGATTTGGGGGAAGCGGGGGAGATACCCCGGGGTGCGGGCGCGCAGGAACGATCCGAGGGAAGAGCAACGGCAAGTGCAACGGCCAAAGCCAATACGGAGGTTCTGAGCTTCGCTCAGAATGACGAACTTAAAACAAACAACGGCAAGGGCAAAAGCAACCGCAAAAGCAGCTACAGAGGTTCTGAGCTTCGCTCAGAATGACGAACTTAAACAAACAACGGCAAGAGCAAGTGCCAATTCGGGGGTCCCTCCGCTACGGCGGCAGATGCGCGGCCTTCGGTCGGGATGACCTCAGATGTTTTTCAAGGTTGAAGAGAAGACGGTGGCTGACGTGCTACGCTTTGCGCAGCGAAGGTGAGGCGAAGCGAAGGTATGTTGCTGGAGTTGCGTGCGGAGAACTATGCGGTCATCGATCGGGCTGCGGCGCGGTTTGGCCGGGGGCTGAATCTTTTGACGGGTGAGACGGGGGCGGGAAAGTCGATCCTGATCGATGCGCTGGCGCTGCTGCTGGGTGGCAAGGCTTCGGCTGACTTTATACGGCATGGGGCTGAAAAGGCTGTCGTGGGGTGCGTGTTCGAGGCTACGCCGGGGGCGATTGCGGTGCTCGAAGCGAATGGGATCGATGCCGACAGCGAGAGTGAAGGGATTCTGCTGCGGCGGGAGATTGTGGTTAGCGGCAAGGGCAGGGTGTTCATCAATAATCAGCCGGCGACCGTGGGGGTGCTGAGGCTGCTGGCTCCGGAGCTGGCGCTGGTGCATGCGCAGGGGGAGACGCTGGGGGCTTTCGATCAGGCGCAGCAGCGGATCTTGCTGGATCGGTTTGCGGGCTGCTCGCTGGAAGAGGTGGGGAAGGCGTATTCGGCCTGGCGGGGGACTGTGGCGAAGCTGGAGGAGATGAACTCGGCTGAGCAGGACCGGCTGCGGATGGCGGATCTCTGGCGGTTTCAGAGTATGGAGATCTCTGACGCGGGGATTGCGGGTGAGAGTGAGGATGCGGAGCTCGAAGGCGAGAAGCGGGTGCTGGCGAATGCGGAGAAGCTGTATACAGCCGCTATGAATGCGCATGAGCTGCTGTATGAATCTGAGGACTCTGCGGAGACGAAGCTGGGTGCGGCTTTGAAGCTGGTGGAGGAGTTGGCCCGGTATGACGCGCGATTTGTGGAGGCGGCGGGGCAGTTGGCGGCGGCGAAGGCTACGGTCGAAGATTTGAGTGCGACGGTGAGGGACTTTGCGGAGAATGTGCAGAGCGGGCCGGAGCGGCTGGCGGAGATTGAGGATCGGCTGGCGGTGCTGGACCGGCTGAAACGGAAGTATGGCAAGACGCTGGCGGAGGTGATCGCATTTGGGGAGAGTTCGGCTCGGTCTTTGGCGGAGGTGGAGAATCGTGACGCGCTGCTGGCGGAGTTGAGGGTGGTGGAGGCGAAGCAGGCGGAGAGTTATTGTGCGGCTGCGGGAGAGTTGACGCGGGTGCGGGGTGAGGCTGCGGCGAAGCTGGAACGGCTGGCGGAGAAGCAGATTAATGACCTGGCGATGAGTGTGAGGTTTTCCATCCAGGTGCTGGCGAATGAGGAGCGGGTGCATTGGGGCGCGGGGGGCTGGGATGAGGTTCGGTATCTGATTGCGACGAATGCGGGCGAGCCGCTGAAGCCGCTGGAGGAGATTGCTTCGGGCGGCGAGATGTCTCGCGTGATGCTGGCGCTGAAGGTGACGGTGGAGGAGGGTGTCGCGGGGCGGGGGAGTAAGCGGAAGACGGCGCTGCCGCGGACGCTGGTGTTCGACGAGATCGATATTGGGATTGGCGGGCGGGCCGCGGAGGCGGTGGGGCAGAAGCTGAAGATGCTCTCCCGGACGCAGCAGGTGCTGTGTATTACGCATCTGCCGCAGATTGCGGCGTTTGGGGATCTGCACTTTGTGATTGAGAAGAAAGAGGTTGGGGGGCGGACGCAGACGAACATCCGGCAGATGGAGGATGTGGAACGCGTGAACGAGGTGGCGAGGATGCTGAGTGGGGCGAAGCTGACGGAGACGAGTCTGAAGCATGCGCAGAGTTTGATCGACGCGAGCCGCTGATGGGGCGGTGACATCTCGGGGTGGTGTGTCGGCATCCCAACAGACGAACGTGAATCCCTGGAGGAACACAATGTCTGAGACGAAGAAATGTGCGCACGAGACGTGTAGCTGTATGGCCGCTGAGGGCTCGAAGTACTGCTCGCCGTTCTGCGAGGATTCGGTTGGGAAGACGACGCTGGGGTGCGATTGCCCGCATTCTGGTTGCAGCGGACACATTTAGGGGCTGGATTTGGTCTCTGGCGATGCCGGAGGGCGCTAAAAGGTTCACTTTTGAACAAGTTTCATAGGGACAGAGGATGCACCGTAAATGGTTCATCCTCTGTCCTTGTTTGTTACGGAAGCGTTATACTGGGAGGCGTGACTGCCTCTACTCTTGACCACGTTAGCAACGACCAGGGTGCCGATCAGGCGCCTGTGACCAAACGAGTTCTTCTCCTGAAGCCGCGTGGATTTTGCGCCGGCGTCGTACGCGCGATCGACATTGTGCAGATTGCGCTGGAAGCGTTTGGTGCGCCGATCTATGTCCGTAAGGAGATCGTCCATAACAGCTATGTTGTGAACGACCTGGCTACCAAGGGTGCGATCTTCGTCAATGAACTGGATGAGGTGCCTGAGGGCGCGCGTGTGATTTATTCGGCGCACGGGGTTTCTCCTGCTGTGCGTGAGGCGGCCAAGGCTCGTGGTCTGAAGGTTGTGGACGCGACCTGTCCGCTGGTGACAAAGGTGCATGTGGAGGCGATCAAGTTCGCCAAGCAGGGGTATTCGCTGGTGCTGGTGGGGCATCGCGACCATGAAGAGGTCGAGGGCACGCAGGGTGAGGCTCCGGATGTGACGCAGGTGGTCTCGACGCTGGAGGAGGTTGAGGCGCTGGTAGTGCCGGACCCGGATAAGGTGGCCTACCTGACGCAGACGACGCTGTCTCTGGATGAGGCGCGGTACATGATCGAGGCGCTGAAGGTGAAGTTCCCGAACATCGTTGGGCCGCATGCGCAGGATATTTGCTATGCGACGGAGAATCGCCAGGTGGCGGTGAAGAACGTGGCGCATGGTGCGGACCTGGTGCTGGTGGTGGGGTCGCGGAACAGCTCAAACTCGAACCGGCTGGTTGAGGTTTCTAAGAATCTGGATACGAACTCTTACCTGATCGATTCCGCCGACGCGATTCAGCCGGAGTGGCTGAATGGCGTGAAGACGGTTGCGGTGACTGCGGGTGCTTCGGCTCCTGAGGTGCTGGTGAAGGATGTTGTGGAGTATCTGCAGGCGCAGGGCTTTGGCGACGTGGATGAGGTTGAGGTGATGCCGGAGAATGTGCGGTTTGGTCTGCCGCCTGAGATCGTTCAGGCGATTGCCTCGGCTCCGAAGCCGGCCGTGGTTCAGTAGGTCTGGATAGCTTGGTTTACGACCACCTCGATGAGGTGCAGAGAGTTTTGAAATCGATGAGTGCAGCAACACCAATCAATCCGGAGGCCACAAAACAGCCGCGCTTCGGCCGGATTGACCTTGGGCTGGAAGTTATTGCGAATGGTATCAAACGCTCCGCGGAGTGGCTGCTGGGACTGCAGCATCCGGACGGGTACTGGTGTGGGGAGCTGGAAGCGGACTCGATGCTGGAGTCCGACTATATCTTTGTCCATACGCTGCTGGGGACGGGCGATCCGGGGCGACTCTCTCGCGCGCTGAACGAGATTCTGCGGCACCAGAACGACGATGGCGGATGGAGTTTGTATCCGGGTGGGCCTTCCAATGTGAACTATGGGGTGAAGGCTTATCTGGCGCTGAAGCTGATGGGTTATACGGCCGATCATCCGGTGATGGTGAAGGCTCGGGAGTGCGTGCTGCGGCTGGGTGGGGTGGTGGAGTGCAACACGTTTACGAAGATCTACCTCTGCGGTCTGGGGCAGTATGACTACGATGCCGTGCCGGCTGTGCCGCCGGAGATCGTTCTGTTTCCGGACTGGTTCTACTTCAATATCTATGAGATCAGCGCGTGGTCGCGTGCGATCCTGGTTCCGCTTTCGATCATCTATGCGAAGAAGCCGTTCAAGAAGCTGACGCCGGAGCAGGGGATCGACGAGCTGTTTGTGGGTGGACGCGCCGGGGCGAACCTGAGGCTGCGTTGGGATAAGAAGCATCCGCTTTCGTGGCGGAATGTCTTTCTGTTTCTGGATCGTGTGGCTCATCTTGCAGAACGGGTTCACATTCGGCCGCTGCGGTCGATTGCCTTGAAGAAGGCCGAGCGTTGGATGCTGGATCACTTTGAGCGTTCGGACGGGCTCGGGGCGATCTATCCGGCGATGCTGAATGCGATTGTGGCTTTGCGCTGCCTGGGCTACTCGGCTGATGACCCGCAGGTGATCCGGGCGATGGATGAGTTTGAACGGCTGGGGATCGATTGCCCTGAAGGTACGCCGGACTATCCGACTCCTACGTTCCGGATGCAGCCTTGCTTCTCTCCGGTGTGGGATACGGCTCAGGTGCTTTCTACCCTGGGTGACTGTGGGTTGCCGCGTAACGACGAGCGGTTGGTGA is a window of Granulicella tundricola MP5ACTX9 DNA encoding:
- a CDS encoding dihydrodipicolinate synthase family protein — encoded protein: MLLEGIFLPLTTPFRPEGRLYLPKLEYNVDRYSRTPAAGMHILGANGEADGLTDHEACEVLGTAIAAAAKEKVMIAGVGRESVFATLALVEAAAAAGYDAVSLGGPAFAQDGGMRLEVVTYFQAVADRSPLPVVLVSRDGRELGTELIGELAGHPQVIGVIDDSDRVGEIGAVTTGVSREVEVTTVFAAATGRMSRKGASGDFVSAASLGGGTALTVAAGPAIKTRRKKVGFQVLAGKTAGMLGAWENGAVGAVPRLGAAAPQACCEVFQAWKDQDPELARVKQERVLEVAGRMEGFGGVAWSKYGADWNGYFGGRVRLPLLGLTGEKRGELEEMLGGMRN
- a CDS encoding tetratricopeptide repeat protein, which gives rise to MRNLRLTLVCMTALFTIAPAFAQSKDTIRLQTQIQEVQDSVARLQQSNDERMGVLKDLVQQSADSVNRLSVNVDALQKQLAAQQNAQGGKTDQVSGQVQGINDSIDEIKARMVRLEKILNDVQSQQQTIGAALQNNAPASGSPAPSQPDAQPQPQPYIPPTSALPPTTTRGGKPSAAIPQAADGPTAQELYKSAYGDYMAAKYPVASSEFGDIIKAYPNDTLAGNAYYYLGEIDYRAGKYATAARSYDRVLEQFPDNNKIPAAYLHKGQALIELKQTDAGVRELRALIQRFPSSPEATQARAKLNALGVPARPRT
- a CDS encoding OmpA family protein; this encodes MTSLLTLNKHNTEPKTLNFSKHSALRTLTLLAIAGTSLSLVTGCHKKNSGIDPSSLGPTNTTDNTPIPAPTATITADPLAIDLGQTVVLNWRTMNASSVSIDGIGQVNVNGTQTVSPSNSTNFHLVAKGDGGTTEANVRVTVRTSSVPVGGTTSGLDAAANGGNVTDAAFHAAVQDVFFDYDSIELRPDGQTAAVQAATYMSQHPNLHILVGGYCDERGSAEYNLALGENRANAAKTALVNAGVAANRIRTISYGKEKQFCTEANEACWQQNRRAQFSIDR
- a CDS encoding PD40 domain-containing protein, producing the protein MQTKPHLRLFAAALLVLLTATLHAQGDIKLELSGSGADRIRLATANFKSGTLDPKNDALRHTFDTVLYDDLHNAGIFDMVSKSMAPQATPGSPTEINLPQWSGAPVNASMVAFGALGVTGTRLAVNGFLFDVKNTQFPQVLAKQYGEEASEDAARQIAHRFADEIILRLSGGTNGIAETKIYFVHLDGGNKEIWEMDYDGSNQHPVTSLGSVSVSPRVSPDNTRLAFSSLGKDGFQIKMFSLLLNRMVSFPAGGGGTNVSPAWSSDGKQLAFSSSRTGDNEIYIADANGGSSRRITSFAGPDVSPVFNPRSGAQIAWISGRSGLPQLYTMETDGSGVTRLTDGGYATSPSWSPNGQFLAFAWNRKYGPGAPGGQDIYVMEIASKRWIQLTHDMGPCDFPSWSPDGRHIVFANSPNGRASSSKIFTMLADGTDRHALTGAGSDMPNWSWK
- a CDS encoding TonB family protein; protein product: MPTDHLPTRPDTTPEEKKPREGGFALALGVHAGIIALVIGYAYLRPSTKRWGDESPIAGSIQASMVTALPLPPRPKPIEESVLATEKPSIAPTPPPPTPIPPKAKAEPVKPKAEPPPKPKEVLIPTKATPPKPTPKVAERETPEPPRRAPATPPPPTPKATTGETSATAIPQSTTQLKNGTSAITVEERSFGNRYAYYIRLISQKVNEQWLQQQQQVDARSSNGKRATITFTINRDGTPTEARVNTRSGSSSLDAAALRAIQSVDGFGPLPQGDHISVDFSFDFHAQ
- a CDS encoding ExbD/TolR family protein, producing the protein MAFSARGAGGKTRTQTAMADINITPLVDVVLVLLLIFMLTAPVLQSGIEVAIPHTRATSTMTDERVVITIDKDQNVFLQDKPINVADLGTRLKVNEKDPSTKTVYVRADERVPFGAFATVMESVKSAGITNISIVTQPYEK
- a CDS encoding MotA/TolQ/ExbB proton channel family protein, encoding MTLLTLLQTAASDLAAPAPITPAHTSALGDMLHNSGPVAMTVLIVLGLASLLSWTVMISKWRSFGAANTQSKRFLRAFRKSGRLSEISAVAEQFRPSPLVAVFTEINDEYYRQTNGRGLPKNPNGLERAAATASSEALTVMEERVTWLATIANIAPFIGLFGTVMGIIDAFHGLGASGTATLRAVAPGISEALITTAAGIVVAVPAVVGYNHLTSQLRDFAARTDDFGRELLNAIENAAAFQPMNPGAPEERRRQQ
- the recN gene encoding DNA repair protein RecN, which gives rise to MLLELRAENYAVIDRAAARFGRGLNLLTGETGAGKSILIDALALLLGGKASADFIRHGAEKAVVGCVFEATPGAIAVLEANGIDADSESEGILLRREIVVSGKGRVFINNQPATVGVLRLLAPELALVHAQGETLGAFDQAQQRILLDRFAGCSLEEVGKAYSAWRGTVAKLEEMNSAEQDRLRMADLWRFQSMEISDAGIAGESEDAELEGEKRVLANAEKLYTAAMNAHELLYESEDSAETKLGAALKLVEELARYDARFVEAAGQLAAAKATVEDLSATVRDFAENVQSGPERLAEIEDRLAVLDRLKRKYGKTLAEVIAFGESSARSLAEVENRDALLAELRVVEAKQAESYCAAAGELTRVRGEAAAKLERLAEKQINDLAMSVRFSIQVLANEERVHWGAGGWDEVRYLIATNAGEPLKPLEEIASGGEMSRVMLALKVTVEEGVAGRGSKRKTALPRTLVFDEIDIGIGGRAAEAVGQKLKMLSRTQQVLCITHLPQIAAFGDLHFVIEKKEVGGRTQTNIRQMEDVERVNEVARMLSGAKLTETSLKHAQSLIDASR